The following are encoded in a window of Brevibacillus ruminantium genomic DNA:
- a CDS encoding RidA family protein, with translation MIRERLQELKLELPEAAPSLYNYVPVLIHQGVAYISGQVPRVDGEIPYTGKVGDEVTVEQARELAKICVLKGLSCLEAELGSLDQVEQVLKVTGFVQSAPGFSQQPKVLDAASDLLQAIFGEKGRHARSAVGVAELPSNTPVEIEFIIAVRTDK, from the coding sequence ATGATCAGAGAGCGTCTGCAAGAACTGAAGCTGGAGCTGCCGGAAGCGGCACCCTCCCTGTATAATTACGTCCCCGTTCTGATCCATCAGGGAGTCGCCTACATCAGTGGCCAGGTGCCCCGCGTGGATGGCGAAATCCCATATACCGGCAAGGTGGGAGACGAAGTGACGGTAGAACAAGCCCGGGAGCTGGCGAAAATCTGTGTATTGAAAGGATTAAGTTGTCTGGAAGCAGAGCTTGGCAGTCTGGATCAGGTGGAACAAGTATTGAAAGTAACCGGCTTTGTCCAGTCTGCCCCTGGATTTTCTCAGCAACCCAAGGTGTTGGATGCAGCTTCTGATCTGCTGCAAGCGATCTTTGGAGAAAAAGGAAGGCATGCTCGTTCTGCTGTCGGTGTAGCCGAGCTGCCTAGCAATACCCCGGTGGAAATTGAGTTCATCATCGCTGTCCGTACAGACAAATAA
- a CDS encoding M15 family metallopeptidase, whose product MKTVAVEKANIRQGSLILINRKHPICEKLEPELVPVDSGYPEILLEQKAAAMYAQLIQSLQAGGQIVPVSGYRSLQEQEKIYAESMRENGEDFTRKFVAYPNHSEHQSGLAIDVGENRAEIDFIRPDFPYTGICQAFRQRAAQFGFIERYPKGKEAITGIAHEPWHFRYVGCPHAELMQREQLTLEEYTEYLKDFPYGGKHLHFDAGRHTAEIYYVRESALSSGTIPIPDDTPCEVSGNNVDGFVVTVWRSKK is encoded by the coding sequence ATGAAAACAGTAGCAGTGGAAAAAGCAAATATCCGGCAGGGCAGCTTGATCCTGATCAACCGAAAGCATCCGATCTGCGAAAAGCTGGAGCCGGAATTGGTTCCCGTCGATTCCGGCTATCCCGAGATTCTGCTGGAACAAAAGGCGGCGGCCATGTACGCCCAACTGATTCAATCCCTTCAGGCAGGCGGGCAAATCGTGCCGGTCAGCGGCTATCGTTCACTACAGGAGCAGGAGAAAATTTACGCGGAATCCATGCGGGAAAACGGTGAGGACTTTACTCGCAAGTTCGTGGCTTATCCCAATCATAGTGAGCATCAGTCCGGGCTCGCTATCGATGTGGGCGAGAACAGGGCAGAGATCGACTTCATCAGGCCCGACTTTCCCTACACCGGGATCTGCCAGGCTTTTCGCCAAAGGGCAGCCCAATTCGGTTTCATTGAGCGCTATCCCAAAGGAAAGGAAGCGATCACCGGGATTGCCCATGAGCCTTGGCATTTCCGCTATGTCGGTTGTCCTCATGCGGAGCTGATGCAGCGGGAGCAGCTGACGTTGGAGGAGTATACCGAATATCTGAAAGACTTCCCCTATGGCGGAAAACATCTGCATTTCGATGCGGGCAGACATACGGCAGAAATCTATTATGTCCGCGAATCCGCTTTGTCGTCTGGAACCATTCCGATTCCAGACGACACTCCCTGCGAGGTGTCGGGCAATAATGTCGATGGATTTGTGGTGACCGTGTGGAGGAGTAAGAAATGA
- the vanG gene encoding D-alanine--D-serine ligase VanG, whose protein sequence is MKKKKIAILFGGCSTEYEVSLKSAYAVLQHLDHSRYECVCIGITRQGEWFQYSGDLDKIAADTWREDERCIPAILSPSRNVQGIMTFHPDRMETTRLDAAFPVLHGRNGEDGTIQGLLELAGVPVIGCGTLSSALCMDKEMAHKIVSLAGIKVPRSIVITGRQSEEEMQELTQALSYPLFVKPVRGGSSFGISKIHRQAELFQAAVNALEYDQSVIIEENIEGFEVGCAVLGNEELIIGEVDEIELMGGFFDYKEKYSLETSRIHMPARIDPEFAEQIKHTAARIYRALGCRSFARVDMFVTPDREIVFNEVNTIPGFTPHSRYPNMLRGVGLSFTEIIDKLIRTEIDQ, encoded by the coding sequence ATGAAAAAGAAAAAAATCGCCATTCTGTTTGGCGGATGTTCCACTGAATATGAAGTATCACTGAAATCTGCCTACGCCGTATTGCAGCATCTCGATCATTCCCGCTATGAATGTGTGTGCATCGGGATTACCAGACAAGGTGAGTGGTTTCAATATAGTGGCGATCTCGACAAAATCGCGGCAGACACCTGGAGAGAGGATGAGCGCTGCATCCCGGCCATCCTCTCTCCCAGCCGGAATGTGCAGGGAATCATGACCTTTCACCCAGACCGAATGGAAACGACCAGACTTGATGCGGCATTTCCTGTTCTGCATGGCCGAAATGGCGAGGATGGCACGATTCAGGGCTTGCTTGAACTGGCTGGCGTTCCTGTGATCGGGTGCGGCACACTCAGCTCCGCGCTGTGTATGGACAAAGAAATGGCGCACAAGATCGTCAGTCTGGCCGGCATCAAGGTGCCGCGCTCGATCGTGATTACCGGCAGGCAGTCAGAGGAAGAGATGCAGGAGCTGACCCAAGCGCTTTCTTACCCGCTATTCGTCAAGCCGGTTCGGGGAGGCTCGTCCTTTGGGATCAGCAAGATCCACCGCCAAGCCGAGCTGTTTCAGGCGGCTGTCAACGCGCTTGAATACGATCAAAGCGTCATTATCGAAGAAAATATCGAGGGCTTCGAGGTAGGCTGTGCGGTATTGGGAAATGAAGAGCTGATCATTGGCGAGGTGGACGAGATCGAACTTATGGGCGGGTTCTTTGACTACAAGGAAAAATATTCGCTGGAGACCTCTCGCATCCACATGCCTGCCCGCATCGACCCGGAGTTTGCCGAGCAGATCAAACACACGGCTGCCAGGATCTACCGGGCACTCGGCTGCCGCAGCTTTGCCCGGGTCGATATGTTTGTCACCCCGGATCGGGAGATTGTCTTTAATGAAGTGAACACGATACCAGGCTTTACCCCCCATAGCCGATATCCCAATATGCTTCGCGGCGTCGGGCTGTCATTTACCGAAATCATAGACAAGCTGATAAGGACGGAGATCGACCAATGA
- a CDS encoding NUDIX hydrolase produces the protein MNMVHVDVVYALLYDESLDKVLTVHNERFWSLPGGKREHGELLMQAAVREVKEETGLDISVTAIIHVSEKVIAGEHVTFITFRGELIGGTIGTTDSEIQAVEWKTIEETEALMPYLGSIRELLGNKAYYVVE, from the coding sequence ATGAACATGGTACATGTTGATGTGGTGTATGCACTTCTTTACGATGAGTCCCTGGATAAGGTCCTGACCGTTCACAATGAGAGATTTTGGAGTCTTCCCGGTGGAAAACGAGAGCATGGAGAATTGTTGATGCAGGCTGCCGTTCGTGAGGTAAAAGAAGAGACGGGGCTGGATATCAGTGTGACGGCTATCATCCATGTCAGTGAAAAGGTGATTGCCGGCGAACACGTGACCTTTATCACCTTTCGGGGGGAGCTGATCGGAGGCACGATCGGAACGACCGATTCAGAGATTCAGGCGGTCGAATGGAAAACGATAGAAGAAACCGAAGCGTTGATGCCGTACTTGGGGAGCATTCGTGAACTGTTGGGCAATAAGGCGTATTACGTTGTGGAGTAA
- a CDS encoding threonine ammonia-lyase: MIHVEDVREARRRIADVVRVTPLLTSEQLSSRCGNEIYLKAEHLQKTGSFKIRGATNKVKQAVQEGATHVTAASSGNHGQAVAYIAQRLGISATIVVPEDAATCKTDAIRAYGGEIVPCGFTSAERLPRAKEIAAQRNGVYIPPYDDPFVMAGQGTIGLEILEQIADADAVIVPIGGGGLISGILTAIKETNPQVKVIGVEPALANDTWLSRERKEIVSIPATKTIADGLRTSQPGSLTFPVLMKYLDDLVLVSEEEIRHAFRFVLERMKQMIEPSSATTVAAAMFGKLPFSGKKVVTVISGGNADIGTITDILEQ, encoded by the coding sequence ATGATTCATGTGGAGGACGTCCGGGAAGCTCGCAGGCGCATTGCCGACGTGGTGCGTGTCACGCCGCTGCTGACTTCGGAACAGCTTTCGTCTCGTTGTGGCAATGAAATCTATTTGAAAGCGGAACATTTGCAAAAAACGGGCTCCTTTAAAATTCGCGGGGCGACGAACAAGGTGAAGCAGGCAGTCCAGGAGGGGGCGACGCACGTAACCGCAGCCTCATCTGGCAATCACGGCCAGGCCGTGGCCTATATCGCGCAGCGGCTGGGGATTTCGGCAACAATTGTCGTCCCGGAGGATGCAGCCACGTGCAAGACAGACGCGATCCGGGCATATGGAGGCGAGATTGTGCCATGTGGATTTACTTCGGCTGAAAGGCTCCCGAGAGCCAAAGAGATCGCGGCTCAAAGGAACGGCGTCTATATCCCGCCCTATGACGATCCGTTTGTCATGGCGGGACAGGGCACCATTGGACTGGAGATATTGGAACAAATAGCAGATGCAGATGCTGTCATTGTGCCGATTGGCGGCGGCGGGCTGATTTCCGGAATATTGACTGCGATCAAAGAGACCAACCCGCAGGTGAAGGTGATCGGTGTGGAGCCTGCCCTTGCCAATGATACCTGGTTGTCACGCGAGCGAAAAGAGATCGTCTCGATCCCGGCAACCAAGACGATCGCGGACGGTCTGCGGACGTCGCAGCCAGGCTCGCTTACATTTCCGGTCTTGATGAAGTACCTCGATGACCTGGTGCTTGTCAGTGAGGAGGAGATCAGGCACGCCTTCCGTTTTGTCCTGGAGCGGATGAAGCAGATGATTGAGCCGTCCAGCGCAACGACGGTGGCAGCCGCCATGTTTGGAAAGCTCCCCTTTTCCGGTAAAAAGGTGGTCACCGTGATCTCGGGAGGAAATGCGGACATCGGGACTATAACAGATATACTCGAACAGTAA
- a CDS encoding GNAT family N-acetyltransferase yields MHLTQMTEKDVNEIITWKYPEPYSFYDFEDSEETIQELMDGTYFAVHDESNQLIGFFCYGGNAQVPGGRKYGLYTGEHVLDIGLGMKPELTGQGEGFSFLEAGIRFAAQKYSPRFLRLSVASFNERAFRLYSKMGFTETASFLNHDREFIIMSMDVSTFLKN; encoded by the coding sequence TTGCATTTGACCCAAATGACAGAGAAAGATGTAAATGAAATCATCACTTGGAAGTACCCGGAGCCATATTCATTCTACGATTTTGAAGATAGCGAAGAGACCATCCAAGAACTAATGGATGGCACTTATTTTGCCGTTCATGACGAATCAAACCAATTGATCGGGTTTTTTTGTTATGGAGGAAACGCGCAAGTACCTGGAGGCAGAAAATACGGCTTGTACACGGGAGAGCATGTGTTGGACATCGGACTTGGAATGAAGCCGGAGCTGACGGGCCAAGGCGAGGGATTTTCATTTTTAGAGGCAGGAATCCGCTTTGCAGCGCAAAAGTATTCTCCGCGTTTCCTGCGTTTAAGTGTGGCTTCGTTTAATGAAAGGGCATTCAGGCTTTATTCCAAAATGGGGTTCACAGAAACGGCTTCTTTTCTAAATCATGATCGTGAATTTATCATCATGTCCATGGATGTTTCGACCTTTCTTAAAAACTGA
- a CDS encoding MFS transporter: MKEENLKKGPLTILMINMFIAMLGIGLIIPVLPKFMLEFGASGSSLGYLVAAFGLTQFLFSPIAGEFSDKYGRKRMIVAGLAAFSISQLIFAVADHMWLLFLSRLIGGMGAAFMIPSMMAYVADITTNEARGKGMGLLGAAMSLGFVIGPGIGGFLAEYGLRVPFYVSAAVAFVSTIASLLFLKETLSVEEQLAARSVGNKRENIFKQFTKSFKAVYLVPLILVFTLTFGLSNFEAIFGLYVDQKFSYTPKDISILITVGALIGVIIQSFLIDRLLRRFGEKRLINISFFFSAVTMILMLLSGNFWYVMIVTSIFFIFTSILRPAINTLLSKMAGKEQGFVAGMNNAYMSIGNIIGPSLAGILFDVQINLPYLFGAFLLLFSLFLSVSWNRRAGGGNQVKPAVQE, encoded by the coding sequence GTGAAAGAAGAAAATCTGAAAAAAGGGCCGCTCACGATCTTGATGATCAACATGTTCATTGCGATGCTTGGAATCGGCCTGATCATTCCAGTCTTGCCTAAATTTATGCTGGAATTTGGTGCAAGCGGAAGTTCGCTGGGGTATCTCGTCGCAGCCTTTGGCTTGACTCAATTCCTCTTTTCCCCGATTGCCGGAGAGTTCTCCGACAAATACGGGCGGAAGCGGATGATTGTCGCTGGCCTCGCTGCCTTTTCGATCTCTCAGCTGATCTTTGCCGTTGCTGACCACATGTGGCTTCTGTTCTTGTCACGCTTGATCGGGGGAATGGGAGCGGCATTCATGATCCCGTCGATGATGGCCTATGTTGCTGATATCACGACCAACGAGGCACGGGGAAAAGGGATGGGCCTCCTCGGAGCCGCGATGTCACTGGGCTTTGTCATTGGACCGGGAATTGGAGGCTTTTTGGCCGAATACGGCCTGCGCGTACCTTTCTACGTATCTGCAGCCGTTGCGTTTGTTTCCACGATCGCCTCCCTCTTGTTTCTGAAAGAAACGCTGTCCGTCGAAGAACAATTGGCAGCTCGCAGTGTAGGGAACAAGCGGGAAAACATCTTCAAGCAGTTTACAAAATCCTTCAAAGCGGTCTACCTGGTGCCACTGATTCTGGTCTTCACGCTCACATTTGGGCTGTCCAACTTTGAAGCGATCTTTGGCTTGTATGTCGATCAGAAATTCAGTTACACACCAAAGGATATCTCCATTTTGATTACAGTAGGCGCACTGATTGGCGTAATCATCCAATCGTTTTTGATCGATCGGCTGCTTCGCCGCTTTGGAGAGAAACGTCTGATCAACATCAGCTTTTTCTTCTCCGCGGTCACCATGATCCTGATGCTGCTGTCAGGGAACTTCTGGTATGTCATGATTGTCACCAGCATCTTTTTCATCTTCACCTCGATCCTTCGCCCGGCGATTAATACCCTGCTGTCCAAAATGGCCGGAAAGGAACAGGGATTTGTCGCAGGTATGAACAACGCCTATATGAGTATCGGTAATATCATTGGACCGTCTCTGGCGGGAATCCTGTTCGATGTGCAGATCAACCTGCCGTATCTGTTTGGCGCATTCCTGTTGCTCTTTAGCTTGTTCCTGTCTGTTTCCTGGAATCGGCGGGCGGGGGGCGGCAACCAGGTTAAGCCCGCAGTGCAGGAGTAA